GGAGGTTGTGTTCCCACATTCTTCAAAAGCACCGAAATGCTCTTTAAAATCACCTATGATTTCAAAGTATTTAGCGAATCTGGACTCCTGAAGCATCTTTGCTGTATTACCGCATACACGTTCAGGCTTATTCTTATAAAATATATGCTCACAGTCTAGCTCTAGTCTATAAGGAGAATATGGGATGCCGCCCTTGTAGATTGCAATATGACCATAGTCCTCGCAGGCATCTTCAAGACCCTCAAGTTTCCATAATCTATATGTAATGGAATAAAAATTGATATTCTCAACAAGCTCTTCTATTTCAGGATTTTGAATAGTAATCTTTGTTTTACTCATAATTCGTGTGTCCGTAAATCCCGAGGCTCTTGCTATGCGTTCAAAATCATTATAATAAAGGGCTCCACCAAGGCATTCACCATAAAGAATTTCGTTTTCTATAATATGTTTCGGAACGCGTCTGTCTGCGTATACATCGGAGAAATAGAATTCTCCAGTGTTCCTTAGAGCCTTATATACCTGTTTAATAACATTCTCTTTGTTCTCGGTAAGGTTTATAACACAATTGGAGATCACCAAATCAAGTGACTCTTCTTTAAAGTGATCCTCCAGGTTCTCAATATAATCCATAATAAAACTGACATTCTTTTTTTTATAACCAAAGATATTCATTTGATCATTTAAATGCTTTTTCGCCACTTTAAGCTGATTATTTGTCATATCAAATCCGTATACAAAACCCTTTTCACCAACAAGGCGGGAGAGTAGATAAGTATCTCTTCCAGTGCCGCATCCCAGGTCCAGAGCCTTCAGGCCTTCAAGGGCAAGTGGAATTGGTGAGCCACATCCATAGTACTTCATCATTATTTCGTCATTTATATACTTAAGACTATCCTTAACATACTGAGGGATTGATTCGGTTGTACAGCATGCGTTTGTCTGCAGGTCACTAGAAGAATTAAGCGTCTCGCCATAATATCTCTGCACCTTTTCTTTTACATCATCGTCCTTTAACAGAGCGCCATGACAACTGCTTCCAGTATTAACTGTGCACGCATAACAATAATTATCAAAGGATATTTCGGGTATAAAGTTAGTAAAGTCTATGTCCCAGAATTTCGCTCTTTCAAATCCTTTTATCCTTTTGCCGCAAGCCAGATTGAAGTCGCAGTCATAAATATACCCCTCATAGTCAACAGAGAGTAGGTTGCGACACATAATCTTATCAAGGGTTGCATGATTATAATTTGAGAGGAGGTTCTCTTCATAATGGGTACGAGTGCCCTCCTTTTCAAGAAACTTACGGAATTTATTAATCGGAACATTTACCATAGCAATGAGCTCATTAAATTTGATTCCCTGAACTTCCTTTAATAATTCACGGTAATCTGCCTCCAGGGTTTTGCTGTCTGGTGGGAGATAATCTCCTACAGGATTATATACAAGATCAAGTTTGAAACCATTTCCATATCCTTGATTATTCAATTTTTTAAGGATTTGAATGCTCTTCTTAAAAACATTCTTACCCCTTTGAGAATCAGTGGTCTTCTCAAAAACTGATGGAAGGGAGCCAATAATTGTCACATTGTGCTCCTTGAAGAGGGTCAACATATTGCTGTAGTCTGGTATATTAAGCGAAACAAGGTTTGTCCTGACACTAATATTTTTTTTATCAGATAACTCCTTAATAAAATACTGTAAATTAGGATTCATCACAGGTTCGCCACCCGTTAAGTCAACCTGTTTAACATCTAATTTCTTGAGTTTGAGTATGATCTTTTCAGCTGTTTTTCTTTCCATATTCTTCTCGCCCCTTGGCGAGGCGCCGATATGGCAGTGATTACATGATAGATTACATCTATTGCCTAGATTAATCTGAATTATGTCAATACCGGTCTTTTTGATGTTCATAACTTC
The window above is part of the Spirochaetota bacterium genome. Proteins encoded here:
- the arsS gene encoding arsenosugar biosynthesis radical SAM protein ArsS (Some members of this family are selenoproteins.); translation: MNNFWEVMNIKKTGIDIIQINLGNRCNLSCNHCHIGASPRGEKNMERKTAEKIILKLKKLDVKQVDLTGGEPVMNPNLQYFIKELSDKKNISVRTNLVSLNIPDYSNMLTLFKEHNVTIIGSLPSVFEKTTDSQRGKNVFKKSIQILKKLNNQGYGNGFKLDLVYNPVGDYLPPDSKTLEADYRELLKEVQGIKFNELIAMVNVPINKFRKFLEKEGTRTHYEENLLSNYNHATLDKIMCRNLLSVDYEGYIYDCDFNLACGKRIKGFERAKFWDIDFTNFIPEISFDNYCYACTVNTGSSCHGALLKDDDVKEKVQRYYGETLNSSSDLQTNACCTTESIPQYVKDSLKYINDEIMMKYYGCGSPIPLALEGLKALDLGCGTGRDTYLLSRLVGEKGFVYGFDMTNNQLKVAKKHLNDQMNIFGYKKKNVSFIMDYIENLEDHFKEESLDLVISNCVINLTENKENVIKQVYKALRNTGEFYFSDVYADRRVPKHIIENEILYGECLGGALYYNDFERIARASGFTDTRIMSKTKITIQNPEIEELVENINFYSITYRLWKLEGLEDACEDYGHIAIYKGGIPYSPYRLELDCEHIFYKNKPERVCGNTAKMLQESRFAKYFEIIGDFKEHFGAFEECGNTTSSKDEVNDLPGECCP